The following are encoded together in the Lactuca sativa cultivar Salinas chromosome 1, Lsat_Salinas_v11, whole genome shotgun sequence genome:
- the LOC111899977 gene encoding dammarenediol II synthase isoform X1, which translates to MWELKIAEGEGPYLYSTNNFVGRQFWEFNPDGGTPEEKEEIKKVRQNFKDNRKKGGFHACGDLLMRMQLMKENAIDLTSILPTRLSEGEQVNFEAVTTAVKKAVRLQRAIQAKDGHWPAENAGPLFFTPPLLIALYISGTINTILTEEHQKEMKRYFYNHQNEDGGWGFYIEGHSTMIGSALSYVALRILGEGEDGGDGAIAKARKWILDHGGASSIPSWGKVYLSVLGVYEWEGCNPLPPEFWLFPSAFPFHPAEMWCYCRTTYMPMSYLYGKRIQGPITHLVSSLRKEIHPIPFEDINWNKQRNNCCKEDYYYPHSFLQDALWHSLHYITEPIVKYWPFSKLRGRSLDRVVELMRYESEETRYMTIGCVEKSLQMMCWWAENPNGDEFKYHLARVPDYLWIAEDGMTMHSFGSQLWDCALATQAIIASNMTEEYDECLKKAHFYIRESQVKENPSGDFTQMCRQFTKGSWTFSDQDHGWTVSDCTAEALKCLLLLSNMPQEIAGEKDDNARLYEAVNVLLYMQSPVSGGFAVWEPPIPKPFLQLLNPSEVFADIVVEKEHVETTSSIIGALIEFKHAHPRHRKEEIEHSISNGVRYLEETQWYNGSWYGYWGVCFIYGTFFALRALSSAGKTYDNNEAVRKGLKFLLSIQNEEGGWGESLLSCPTEVYTPLDGNRTNLVQTSWAMLGLMFGGQVERDRMPLHKAAKLLINAQMDNGDFPQQEITGVYMKNCLLLYAQYRNIFPLWALAEYRKRVW; encoded by the exons ATGTGGGAGTTAAAGATAGCGGAAGGGGAAGGCCCCTATTTGTATAGTACAAACAACTTTGTTGGTAGACAGTTTTGGGAATTTAATCCAGATGGTGGCACTCCCGAGGAAAAGGAAGAAATCAAAAAGGTTCGGCAGAACTTCAAAGATAATCGAAAGAAAGGAGGATTTCATGCTTGTGGGGATCTCCTTATGCGGATGCAG CTAATGAAGGAAAACGCAATCGATCTTACGAGCATACTTCCGACGAGACTAAGTGAAGGCGAACAAGTGAATTTTGAAGCTGTAACAACTGCAGTAAAAAAAGCAGTTCGATTACAACGTGCAATCCAAGCAAAAGACGGACATTGGCCGGCTGAAAATGCTGGCCCCTTATTTTTCACTCCTCCACTT TTAATTGCTTTATACATCAGTGGTACAATTAATACAATCTTAACTGAAGAACATCAGAAAGAGATGAAACGATACTTCTACAATCACCAG AATGAAGATGGGGGATGGGGGTTTTATATTGAGGGACACAGCACAATGATTGGATCTGCACTGAGTTATGTAGCCCTACGCATATTAGGAGAAGGAGAAGATGGAGGAGATGGTGCAATCGCTAAAGCTCGCAAGTGGATACTTGACCATGGCGGTGCAAGCTCCATTCCCTCTTGGGGGAAGGTTTACCTCTCG GTTCTTGGAGTGTATGAATGGGAAGGATGCAACCCATTGCCACCAGAATTTTGGCTTTTCCCATCTGCATTTCCATTTCATCCAG CTGAGATGTGGTGCTATTGTCGGACAACCTACATGCCCATGTCATATTTATATGGGAAAAGAATCCAAGGACCAATTACCCATCTAGTTTCATCATTACGAAAAGAAATTCACCCCATCCCTTTTGAGGATATTAATTGGAATAAACAACGGAATAATTGTTGCAAG GAGGACTACTATTATCCACATTCATTTCTACAAGATGCATTATGGCATAGTCTTCACTATATTACTGAGCCGATCGTTAAATATTGGCCATTTTCTAAACTACGAGGAAGATCTCTTGATAGAGTTGTGGAATTAATGCGCTATGAATCAGAAGAGACTAGATACATGACCATAGGATGTGTTGAAAAA AGTCTACAAATGATGTGTTGGTGGGCTGAGAATCCAAATGGTGATGAGTTCAAATATCATCTAGCTAGAGTTCCAGATTACTTATGGATTGCAGAAGATGGAATGACAATGCATAGTTTTGGTAGTCAATTGTGGGATTGTGCTCTTGCAACTCAAGCAATTATTGCAAGTAATATGACCGAGGAATATGATGAATGTCTAAAAAAGGCACACTTTTATATAAGAGAATCACAG GTGAAAGAAAATCCTTCAGGAGATTTCACCCAAATGTGTCGACAATTCACTAAGGGTTCGTGGACCTTCTCCGATCAAGATCATGGTTGGACTGTCTCTGACTGTACAGCTGAAGCACTAAAG TGTTTACTGTTACtatcaaacatgccacaagaaaTAGCCGGAGAGAAAGATGATAATGCTCGACTGTATGAAGCAGTGAATGTGCTTCTTTACATGCAA AGTCCTGTAAGCGGAGGATTTGCTGTTTGGGAGCCGCCAATTCCCAAACCATTTCTACAACTTCTTAATCCTTCAGAGGTTTTTGCAGATATAGTTGTTGAGAAAGA GCATGTGGAGACCACATCTTCCATTATCGGAGCTCTGATAGAATTCAAACATGCCCACCCAAGACACAGAAAGGAGGAGATAGAACATTCAATTTCAAATGGAGTACGCTATCTTGAGGAAACACAGTGGTATAATGGTTCATG GTATGGTTATTGGGGAGTATGCTTCATATATGGAACATTCTTCGCCCTAAGGGCATTAAGTAGTGCTGGAAAGACATATGACAATAACGAAGCAGTTCGTAAAGGTCTTAAATTCTTACTTTCAATACAAAATGAAGAGGGAGGTTGGGGAGAGAGCCTCCTATCTTGCCCTACTGAG GTATATACACCGCTGGATGGAAACCGAACTAATTTGGTGCAAACATCATGGGCCATGCTTGGCCTTATGTTTGGTGGGCAG GTGGAAAGAGATCGGATGCCTTTACATAAAGCAGCAAAGCTATTGATTAATGCTCAAATGGATAACGGAGATTTTCCTCAGCAG GAAATTACAGGAGTTTACATGAAGAATTGTTTGTTGCTTTATGCACAATACAGGAACATTTTTCCATTATGGGCACTTGCAGAGTATCGTAAACGTGTTTGGTAG
- the LOC111899977 gene encoding dammarenediol II synthase isoform X3, translating into MWELKIAEGEGPYLYSTNNFVGRQFWEFNPDGGTPEEKEEIKKVRQNFKDNRKKGGFHACGDLLMRMQLMKENAIDLTSILPTRLSEGEQVNFEAVTTAVKKAVRLQRAIQAKDGHWPAENAGPLFFTPPLLIALYISGTINTILTEEHQKEMKRYFYNHQNEDGGWGFYIEGHSTMIGSALSYVALRILGEGEDGGDGAIAKARKWILDHGGASSIPSWGKVYLSVLGVYEWEGCNPLPPEFWLFPSAFPFHPAEMWCYCRTTYMPMSYLYGKRIQGPITHLVSSLRKEIHPIPFEDINWNKQRNNCCKEDYYYPHSFLQDALWHSLHYITEPIVKYWPFSKLRGRSLDRVVELMRYESEETRYMTIGCVEKSLQMMCWWAENPNGDEFKYHLARVPDYLWIAEDGMTMHSFGSQLWDCALATQAIIASNMTEEYDECLKKAHFYIRESQVKENPSGDFTQMCRQFTKGSWTFSDQDHGWTVSDCTAEALKCLLLLSNMPQEIAGEKDDNARLYEAVNVLLYMQSPVSGGFAVWEPPIPKPFLQLLNPSEVFADIVVEKEHVETTSSIIGALIEFKHAHPRHRKEEIEHSISNGVRYLEETQWYNGSWFFVDNLTPT; encoded by the exons ATGTGGGAGTTAAAGATAGCGGAAGGGGAAGGCCCCTATTTGTATAGTACAAACAACTTTGTTGGTAGACAGTTTTGGGAATTTAATCCAGATGGTGGCACTCCCGAGGAAAAGGAAGAAATCAAAAAGGTTCGGCAGAACTTCAAAGATAATCGAAAGAAAGGAGGATTTCATGCTTGTGGGGATCTCCTTATGCGGATGCAG CTAATGAAGGAAAACGCAATCGATCTTACGAGCATACTTCCGACGAGACTAAGTGAAGGCGAACAAGTGAATTTTGAAGCTGTAACAACTGCAGTAAAAAAAGCAGTTCGATTACAACGTGCAATCCAAGCAAAAGACGGACATTGGCCGGCTGAAAATGCTGGCCCCTTATTTTTCACTCCTCCACTT TTAATTGCTTTATACATCAGTGGTACAATTAATACAATCTTAACTGAAGAACATCAGAAAGAGATGAAACGATACTTCTACAATCACCAG AATGAAGATGGGGGATGGGGGTTTTATATTGAGGGACACAGCACAATGATTGGATCTGCACTGAGTTATGTAGCCCTACGCATATTAGGAGAAGGAGAAGATGGAGGAGATGGTGCAATCGCTAAAGCTCGCAAGTGGATACTTGACCATGGCGGTGCAAGCTCCATTCCCTCTTGGGGGAAGGTTTACCTCTCG GTTCTTGGAGTGTATGAATGGGAAGGATGCAACCCATTGCCACCAGAATTTTGGCTTTTCCCATCTGCATTTCCATTTCATCCAG CTGAGATGTGGTGCTATTGTCGGACAACCTACATGCCCATGTCATATTTATATGGGAAAAGAATCCAAGGACCAATTACCCATCTAGTTTCATCATTACGAAAAGAAATTCACCCCATCCCTTTTGAGGATATTAATTGGAATAAACAACGGAATAATTGTTGCAAG GAGGACTACTATTATCCACATTCATTTCTACAAGATGCATTATGGCATAGTCTTCACTATATTACTGAGCCGATCGTTAAATATTGGCCATTTTCTAAACTACGAGGAAGATCTCTTGATAGAGTTGTGGAATTAATGCGCTATGAATCAGAAGAGACTAGATACATGACCATAGGATGTGTTGAAAAA AGTCTACAAATGATGTGTTGGTGGGCTGAGAATCCAAATGGTGATGAGTTCAAATATCATCTAGCTAGAGTTCCAGATTACTTATGGATTGCAGAAGATGGAATGACAATGCATAGTTTTGGTAGTCAATTGTGGGATTGTGCTCTTGCAACTCAAGCAATTATTGCAAGTAATATGACCGAGGAATATGATGAATGTCTAAAAAAGGCACACTTTTATATAAGAGAATCACAG GTGAAAGAAAATCCTTCAGGAGATTTCACCCAAATGTGTCGACAATTCACTAAGGGTTCGTGGACCTTCTCCGATCAAGATCATGGTTGGACTGTCTCTGACTGTACAGCTGAAGCACTAAAG TGTTTACTGTTACtatcaaacatgccacaagaaaTAGCCGGAGAGAAAGATGATAATGCTCGACTGTATGAAGCAGTGAATGTGCTTCTTTACATGCAA AGTCCTGTAAGCGGAGGATTTGCTGTTTGGGAGCCGCCAATTCCCAAACCATTTCTACAACTTCTTAATCCTTCAGAGGTTTTTGCAGATATAGTTGTTGAGAAAGA GCATGTGGAGACCACATCTTCCATTATCGGAGCTCTGATAGAATTCAAACATGCCCACCCAAGACACAGAAAGGAGGAGATAGAACATTCAATTTCAAATGGAGTACGCTATCTTGAGGAAACACAGTGGTATAATGGTTCATG GTTTTTTGTAGATAACCTTACCCCCACCTGA
- the LOC111899977 gene encoding dammarenediol II synthase isoform X2, with the protein MWELKIAEGEGPYLYSTNNFVGRQFWEFNPDGGTPEEKEEIKKVRQNFKDNRKKGGFHACGDLLMRMQLMKENAIDLTSILPTRLSEGEQVNFEAVTTAVKKAVRLQRAIQAKDGHWPAENAGPLFFTPPLLIALYISGTINTILTEEHQKEMKRYFYNHQNEDGGWGFYIEGHSTMIGSALSYVALRILGEGEDGGDGAIAKARKWILDHGGASSIPSWGKVYLSVLGVYEWEGCNPLPPEFWLFPSAFPFHPAEMWCYCRTTYMPMSYLYGKRIQGPITHLVSSLRKEIHPIPFEDINWNKQRNNCCKEDYYYPHSFLQDALWHSLHYITEPIVKYWPFSKLRGRSLDRVVELMRYESEETRYMTIGCVEKSLQMMCWWAENPNGDEFKYHLARVPDYLWIAEDGMTMHSFGSQLWDCALATQAIIASNMTEEYDECLKKAHFYIRESQVKENPSGDFTQMCRQFTKGSWTFSDQDHGWTVSDCTAEALKCLLLLSNMPQEIAGEKDDNARLYEAVNVLLYMQSPVSGGFAVWEPPIPKPFLQLLNPSEVFADIVVEKEHVETTSSIIGALIEFKHAHPRHRKEEIEHSISNGVRYLEETQWYNGSWYGYWGVCFIYGTFFALRALSSAGKTYDNNEAVRKGLKFLLSIQNEEGGWGESLLSCPTEVERDRMPLHKAAKLLINAQMDNGDFPQQEITGVYMKNCLLLYAQYRNIFPLWALAEYRKRVW; encoded by the exons ATGTGGGAGTTAAAGATAGCGGAAGGGGAAGGCCCCTATTTGTATAGTACAAACAACTTTGTTGGTAGACAGTTTTGGGAATTTAATCCAGATGGTGGCACTCCCGAGGAAAAGGAAGAAATCAAAAAGGTTCGGCAGAACTTCAAAGATAATCGAAAGAAAGGAGGATTTCATGCTTGTGGGGATCTCCTTATGCGGATGCAG CTAATGAAGGAAAACGCAATCGATCTTACGAGCATACTTCCGACGAGACTAAGTGAAGGCGAACAAGTGAATTTTGAAGCTGTAACAACTGCAGTAAAAAAAGCAGTTCGATTACAACGTGCAATCCAAGCAAAAGACGGACATTGGCCGGCTGAAAATGCTGGCCCCTTATTTTTCACTCCTCCACTT TTAATTGCTTTATACATCAGTGGTACAATTAATACAATCTTAACTGAAGAACATCAGAAAGAGATGAAACGATACTTCTACAATCACCAG AATGAAGATGGGGGATGGGGGTTTTATATTGAGGGACACAGCACAATGATTGGATCTGCACTGAGTTATGTAGCCCTACGCATATTAGGAGAAGGAGAAGATGGAGGAGATGGTGCAATCGCTAAAGCTCGCAAGTGGATACTTGACCATGGCGGTGCAAGCTCCATTCCCTCTTGGGGGAAGGTTTACCTCTCG GTTCTTGGAGTGTATGAATGGGAAGGATGCAACCCATTGCCACCAGAATTTTGGCTTTTCCCATCTGCATTTCCATTTCATCCAG CTGAGATGTGGTGCTATTGTCGGACAACCTACATGCCCATGTCATATTTATATGGGAAAAGAATCCAAGGACCAATTACCCATCTAGTTTCATCATTACGAAAAGAAATTCACCCCATCCCTTTTGAGGATATTAATTGGAATAAACAACGGAATAATTGTTGCAAG GAGGACTACTATTATCCACATTCATTTCTACAAGATGCATTATGGCATAGTCTTCACTATATTACTGAGCCGATCGTTAAATATTGGCCATTTTCTAAACTACGAGGAAGATCTCTTGATAGAGTTGTGGAATTAATGCGCTATGAATCAGAAGAGACTAGATACATGACCATAGGATGTGTTGAAAAA AGTCTACAAATGATGTGTTGGTGGGCTGAGAATCCAAATGGTGATGAGTTCAAATATCATCTAGCTAGAGTTCCAGATTACTTATGGATTGCAGAAGATGGAATGACAATGCATAGTTTTGGTAGTCAATTGTGGGATTGTGCTCTTGCAACTCAAGCAATTATTGCAAGTAATATGACCGAGGAATATGATGAATGTCTAAAAAAGGCACACTTTTATATAAGAGAATCACAG GTGAAAGAAAATCCTTCAGGAGATTTCACCCAAATGTGTCGACAATTCACTAAGGGTTCGTGGACCTTCTCCGATCAAGATCATGGTTGGACTGTCTCTGACTGTACAGCTGAAGCACTAAAG TGTTTACTGTTACtatcaaacatgccacaagaaaTAGCCGGAGAGAAAGATGATAATGCTCGACTGTATGAAGCAGTGAATGTGCTTCTTTACATGCAA AGTCCTGTAAGCGGAGGATTTGCTGTTTGGGAGCCGCCAATTCCCAAACCATTTCTACAACTTCTTAATCCTTCAGAGGTTTTTGCAGATATAGTTGTTGAGAAAGA GCATGTGGAGACCACATCTTCCATTATCGGAGCTCTGATAGAATTCAAACATGCCCACCCAAGACACAGAAAGGAGGAGATAGAACATTCAATTTCAAATGGAGTACGCTATCTTGAGGAAACACAGTGGTATAATGGTTCATG GTATGGTTATTGGGGAGTATGCTTCATATATGGAACATTCTTCGCCCTAAGGGCATTAAGTAGTGCTGGAAAGACATATGACAATAACGAAGCAGTTCGTAAAGGTCTTAAATTCTTACTTTCAATACAAAATGAAGAGGGAGGTTGGGGAGAGAGCCTCCTATCTTGCCCTACTGAG GTGGAAAGAGATCGGATGCCTTTACATAAAGCAGCAAAGCTATTGATTAATGCTCAAATGGATAACGGAGATTTTCCTCAGCAG GAAATTACAGGAGTTTACATGAAGAATTGTTTGTTGCTTTATGCACAATACAGGAACATTTTTCCATTATGGGCACTTGCAGAGTATCGTAAACGTGTTTGGTAG
- the LOC111899977 gene encoding dammarenediol II synthase isoform X4: MIGSALSYVALRILGEGEDGGDGAIAKARKWILDHGGASSIPSWGKVYLSVLGVYEWEGCNPLPPEFWLFPSAFPFHPAEMWCYCRTTYMPMSYLYGKRIQGPITHLVSSLRKEIHPIPFEDINWNKQRNNCCKEDYYYPHSFLQDALWHSLHYITEPIVKYWPFSKLRGRSLDRVVELMRYESEETRYMTIGCVEKSLQMMCWWAENPNGDEFKYHLARVPDYLWIAEDGMTMHSFGSQLWDCALATQAIIASNMTEEYDECLKKAHFYIRESQVKENPSGDFTQMCRQFTKGSWTFSDQDHGWTVSDCTAEALKCLLLLSNMPQEIAGEKDDNARLYEAVNVLLYMQSPVSGGFAVWEPPIPKPFLQLLNPSEVFADIVVEKEHVETTSSIIGALIEFKHAHPRHRKEEIEHSISNGVRYLEETQWYNGSWYGYWGVCFIYGTFFALRALSSAGKTYDNNEAVRKGLKFLLSIQNEEGGWGESLLSCPTEVYTPLDGNRTNLVQTSWAMLGLMFGGQVERDRMPLHKAAKLLINAQMDNGDFPQQEITGVYMKNCLLLYAQYRNIFPLWALAEYRKRVW, from the exons ATGATTGGATCTGCACTGAGTTATGTAGCCCTACGCATATTAGGAGAAGGAGAAGATGGAGGAGATGGTGCAATCGCTAAAGCTCGCAAGTGGATACTTGACCATGGCGGTGCAAGCTCCATTCCCTCTTGGGGGAAGGTTTACCTCTCG GTTCTTGGAGTGTATGAATGGGAAGGATGCAACCCATTGCCACCAGAATTTTGGCTTTTCCCATCTGCATTTCCATTTCATCCAG CTGAGATGTGGTGCTATTGTCGGACAACCTACATGCCCATGTCATATTTATATGGGAAAAGAATCCAAGGACCAATTACCCATCTAGTTTCATCATTACGAAAAGAAATTCACCCCATCCCTTTTGAGGATATTAATTGGAATAAACAACGGAATAATTGTTGCAAG GAGGACTACTATTATCCACATTCATTTCTACAAGATGCATTATGGCATAGTCTTCACTATATTACTGAGCCGATCGTTAAATATTGGCCATTTTCTAAACTACGAGGAAGATCTCTTGATAGAGTTGTGGAATTAATGCGCTATGAATCAGAAGAGACTAGATACATGACCATAGGATGTGTTGAAAAA AGTCTACAAATGATGTGTTGGTGGGCTGAGAATCCAAATGGTGATGAGTTCAAATATCATCTAGCTAGAGTTCCAGATTACTTATGGATTGCAGAAGATGGAATGACAATGCATAGTTTTGGTAGTCAATTGTGGGATTGTGCTCTTGCAACTCAAGCAATTATTGCAAGTAATATGACCGAGGAATATGATGAATGTCTAAAAAAGGCACACTTTTATATAAGAGAATCACAG GTGAAAGAAAATCCTTCAGGAGATTTCACCCAAATGTGTCGACAATTCACTAAGGGTTCGTGGACCTTCTCCGATCAAGATCATGGTTGGACTGTCTCTGACTGTACAGCTGAAGCACTAAAG TGTTTACTGTTACtatcaaacatgccacaagaaaTAGCCGGAGAGAAAGATGATAATGCTCGACTGTATGAAGCAGTGAATGTGCTTCTTTACATGCAA AGTCCTGTAAGCGGAGGATTTGCTGTTTGGGAGCCGCCAATTCCCAAACCATTTCTACAACTTCTTAATCCTTCAGAGGTTTTTGCAGATATAGTTGTTGAGAAAGA GCATGTGGAGACCACATCTTCCATTATCGGAGCTCTGATAGAATTCAAACATGCCCACCCAAGACACAGAAAGGAGGAGATAGAACATTCAATTTCAAATGGAGTACGCTATCTTGAGGAAACACAGTGGTATAATGGTTCATG GTATGGTTATTGGGGAGTATGCTTCATATATGGAACATTCTTCGCCCTAAGGGCATTAAGTAGTGCTGGAAAGACATATGACAATAACGAAGCAGTTCGTAAAGGTCTTAAATTCTTACTTTCAATACAAAATGAAGAGGGAGGTTGGGGAGAGAGCCTCCTATCTTGCCCTACTGAG GTATATACACCGCTGGATGGAAACCGAACTAATTTGGTGCAAACATCATGGGCCATGCTTGGCCTTATGTTTGGTGGGCAG GTGGAAAGAGATCGGATGCCTTTACATAAAGCAGCAAAGCTATTGATTAATGCTCAAATGGATAACGGAGATTTTCCTCAGCAG GAAATTACAGGAGTTTACATGAAGAATTGTTTGTTGCTTTATGCACAATACAGGAACATTTTTCCATTATGGGCACTTGCAGAGTATCGTAAACGTGTTTGGTAG